Proteins from one Paraburkholderia phymatum STM815 genomic window:
- the nodB gene encoding chitooligosaccharide deacetylase NodB, with protein sequence MAYEMKDDTPQRDETSANRFDCLSDVPDNFERQHQSRQVYLTFDDGPDLVWTPKILDVLAQHQVPATFCVLGAYAASHPQLIERIIAEGHEIANHTMTHRDLSKCEQEQTRREILEANAIFKRTCPAATVRYMRAPYGIWTKEVIAESTKAGLTALHWSIDPRDWSRPGVDAIVHAVLASAQPGSIVLLHDGSPPGEWDSNARTTSRDQTVTALSRLIPALKERRFVISSLP encoded by the coding sequence ATGGCTTATGAGATGAAGGATGACACACCACAACGAGACGAGACGAGTGCGAACCGGTTCGATTGCCTGTCCGATGTGCCGGACAACTTTGAACGCCAACACCAATCCCGTCAGGTTTACCTTACCTTCGATGACGGTCCAGATCTAGTATGGACGCCCAAGATACTTGACGTATTGGCGCAGCACCAAGTGCCGGCAACGTTCTGCGTCCTTGGCGCTTACGCGGCAAGTCATCCGCAGTTGATAGAACGGATCATCGCTGAAGGTCACGAGATCGCCAATCACACGATGACGCATCGGGATCTTTCAAAATGCGAACAGGAACAGACACGGCGTGAGATATTGGAAGCGAACGCGATATTCAAGCGGACATGCCCTGCCGCAACAGTGCGGTATATGCGCGCGCCATACGGAATATGGACGAAAGAAGTAATTGCCGAATCGACAAAGGCAGGATTGACGGCACTTCACTGGTCGATAGACCCGCGAGATTGGTCTCGCCCCGGTGTCGACGCGATTGTGCACGCTGTGCTGGCGTCCGCGCAGCCAGGCTCTATTGTTCTTTTACACGATGGGAGCCCTCCTGGAGAGTGGGATTCGAATGCTCGCACCACATCGCGCGATCAGACCGTCACGGCGCTGTCGCGCCTGATTCCAGCATTGAAGGAACGCAGGTTTGTAATCAGTTCACTGCCCTGA
- a CDS encoding LysR family transcriptional regulator: MRFKGLDLNLLVALDALMTQRNLTVAARNINLSQPAMSAAVGRLRDYFGDDLFVMRGREFVPTARAMELAGPVREALSHIQLSIISRDVFQPAKSNRRFRVCLSDFMTLVYFQNVVKRVAREAPSVSFELLFPDDEPGELLRRGDADFLILPELLLADSHPKAALFEEKLVCVGCPTNKQLSRRLPLEKYMSMGHVTVRFGRARRPSIEEFFLLDLGLKRREEVVVPTFDLVPSMLSRTNRIATIPMRLARHFAEVVPLRIVQVPLPLSSFTETIQWPALHNGDPASIWMRELLLQEAQSLVAG; this comes from the coding sequence ATGCGCTTCAAAGGCCTCGATCTCAATCTTCTTGTTGCGCTGGATGCGCTGATGACGCAACGCAATCTGACGGTCGCGGCGCGGAACATCAATTTGAGTCAACCTGCCATGAGTGCAGCAGTCGGCCGGTTACGAGACTATTTTGGTGATGACCTGTTCGTGATGAGGGGTCGCGAGTTTGTCCCGACAGCTCGGGCAATGGAACTCGCAGGCCCGGTTCGGGAAGCTCTGTCGCACATCCAGCTTTCGATCATTTCACGCGACGTCTTCCAACCGGCCAAATCGAATCGCCGCTTTAGGGTCTGCCTTTCTGATTTCATGACACTTGTTTATTTCCAGAATGTCGTAAAACGTGTCGCACGCGAAGCTCCCTCAGTGAGTTTTGAATTGCTTTTTCCTGACGACGAACCCGGCGAGTTGCTTCGTCGAGGTGACGCCGATTTTCTGATTTTGCCGGAGCTGTTGCTGGCAGATTCTCACCCCAAAGCGGCGCTCTTCGAGGAGAAGCTCGTATGTGTCGGATGTCCAACAAACAAACAGTTGTCGCGGCGGCTCCCGTTGGAGAAGTACATGTCGATGGGACACGTGACAGTGAGGTTCGGACGGGCGCGCAGGCCCTCGATCGAGGAGTTTTTCTTACTCGATCTCGGTCTAAAGAGGCGCGAAGAGGTTGTCGTGCCGACCTTTGATCTGGTTCCATCCATGCTATCGCGTACGAACCGTATAGCAACGATCCCTATGAGGCTGGCAAGGCATTTCGCCGAAGTGGTTCCGCTGCGGATCGTCCAGGTACCACTGCCCCTTTCCTCGTTCACTGAAACGATCCAATGGCCCGCGCTGCATAACGGTGACCCTGCAAGCATCTGGATGCGCGAGCTGTTATTACAGGAGGCGCAAAGCCTCGTGGCTGGCTAG
- a CDS encoding ATP-grasp domain-containing protein: MTISLSSKSRRIVVLNRWSDDFAAYHRYIDHAVHDVAYVCTPHAAAALRGSRIIHIEQLPDFGDEDALHAAVRACSSALGGIDRLVALSEFDLMAAARLRNSFSIPGDLPDAVVRFRDKAVMKYAVVTAGLRAPRFAALENPTSPDAEPIDTMRFPLIVKPRTGAASVGVRRVDTEAQFNALLPTLPLVEYECEEYIEGTIYHVDGFVVDGAFVIARASRYINTCLEFAQGKPLGSVMLDPGPLNDALLAFADASLRALALVNGPFHLEIIRGPDALYFLEIGARVGGGEIPFLFRDLYGIDLFALWVAQQSGDEACFAEQTRAAFAASTLRARGGFLMLPEPVGKVFVGAQLPQGIAALYETVLPKQHHVFDGAGGYDTILARFRYRGASEHEIAVAIYATLRDFRFTLAEVATLATFEKGTRHDPNSP, encoded by the coding sequence ATGACAATCAGCCTGTCTTCCAAGAGTAGACGCATCGTTGTGCTTAATCGTTGGTCCGACGACTTCGCCGCCTACCATCGCTATATCGACCATGCCGTGCACGACGTGGCATACGTCTGCACGCCACACGCTGCGGCAGCACTGCGCGGGTCGCGCATCATTCACATTGAACAGCTACCCGATTTCGGCGATGAAGATGCGCTGCACGCGGCCGTGCGCGCCTGCAGCTCAGCACTGGGCGGCATCGACAGGCTCGTCGCGCTGTCCGAATTCGACCTGATGGCGGCCGCGCGGCTCCGCAATTCGTTCAGTATCCCTGGTGACCTGCCTGACGCAGTCGTCCGGTTTCGCGACAAGGCGGTCATGAAGTACGCCGTCGTGACAGCCGGCCTGCGTGCGCCGCGCTTCGCAGCGCTGGAAAATCCGACCTCTCCCGATGCGGAGCCGATCGATACAATGCGTTTTCCGCTCATCGTAAAGCCGCGCACCGGTGCCGCAAGCGTAGGTGTACGGCGCGTCGACACGGAGGCGCAGTTCAATGCACTGTTGCCGACTCTACCGCTCGTTGAGTACGAATGCGAGGAGTACATCGAAGGAACGATCTATCACGTTGACGGCTTCGTTGTTGACGGTGCATTTGTGATCGCGCGCGCGTCCCGCTATATCAACACTTGCCTCGAGTTCGCGCAGGGCAAACCACTCGGCTCCGTAATGCTTGATCCCGGGCCGCTGAATGATGCGCTGCTCGCGTTTGCAGATGCCAGCCTGCGTGCGCTCGCGTTGGTCAATGGACCGTTCCATCTTGAGATCATTCGAGGCCCCGACGCCCTGTACTTCCTCGAGATCGGTGCGCGCGTGGGTGGGGGGGAGATCCCTTTCCTGTTTCGCGATCTGTACGGTATTGACCTGTTCGCCTTGTGGGTCGCGCAGCAGTCAGGTGACGAGGCATGTTTCGCGGAGCAAACGCGAGCCGCGTTCGCCGCATCGACGTTGCGCGCTCGCGGCGGATTCCTGATGCTGCCGGAGCCAGTCGGCAAGGTGTTCGTCGGTGCGCAATTGCCGCAAGGAATCGCGGCGCTCTATGAAACCGTCTTGCCAAAACAACATCATGTCTTCGACGGCGCTGGCGGCTACGATACGATCCTCGCGCGCTTTCGCTACCGGGGTGCATCAGAACACGAAATCGCCGTGGCAATTTACGCGACGTTGCGGGATTTTCGCTTCACACTCGCGGAGGTCGCGACACTCGCGACCTTTGAAAAAGGAACTCGGCACGACCCGAATTCACCGTGA
- a CDS encoding ATP-grasp domain-containing protein: MTAVIVIEPASSGASLIAAAARLGVAAHVFSANRDERVVLPALRNAAASFTAVDTASPDAVAATARAMRVDAIVPGFEYTVGVAAQAAARLGLPHLPPEAAALTQDKYHSRLHLATMGLAVPQFAQIADPRDILTAASQVGFPAVLKPVDGCGSQLVTRVNSLAELQFAVERAMHQGVVDMGRKIGNVLLLEQYLEGPEYSIEGYIDGRGPRVVAVTEKLLSAEPYFVEMGHTVEAALTPEHRAALVAYIEKITARIGLTLGVFHAEARITRDGPVLIEIAARLGGDRIYRLVELSKSLSLPEVMIRSHLGDANPAPGYDTEVTTCASGVRFLAPVTGRFASAAAVERVRAMPGFEEIEVHSHIGGAVPHPTDFRGRAGHLLFTAADRPTLDLRLAEAQSALRLNRTLDDI; the protein is encoded by the coding sequence ATGACCGCCGTCATCGTAATTGAACCGGCGTCGTCGGGCGCGTCGCTTATCGCCGCTGCTGCGCGCCTCGGTGTCGCCGCACATGTGTTTTCTGCCAACCGTGACGAGCGCGTCGTTCTGCCTGCACTTCGCAACGCCGCCGCATCGTTCACCGCGGTGGACACCGCTTCCCCAGACGCGGTCGCCGCAACTGCGCGCGCCATGCGCGTCGACGCAATCGTGCCCGGGTTCGAATACACAGTCGGCGTAGCCGCGCAAGCGGCGGCCCGGCTCGGTCTTCCCCATTTGCCGCCTGAAGCGGCAGCGCTAACTCAAGACAAGTACCACAGCCGCTTGCACCTCGCAACTATGGGACTGGCGGTGCCACAGTTCGCTCAAATCGCAGATCCCCGCGACATCCTGACGGCCGCGTCGCAGGTCGGCTTCCCAGCCGTTCTCAAGCCTGTGGACGGCTGCGGTAGCCAACTGGTGACGCGCGTCAACTCGCTTGCCGAGCTGCAGTTCGCGGTCGAGCGCGCCATGCACCAAGGCGTTGTAGACATGGGCCGCAAGATTGGCAACGTTTTGCTGCTTGAGCAATATCTCGAGGGTCCGGAGTATAGCATTGAAGGTTACATCGACGGGCGCGGGCCGCGTGTTGTCGCTGTAACCGAAAAGCTGCTGAGCGCCGAGCCGTATTTCGTCGAGATGGGACACACAGTTGAAGCGGCGCTGACGCCAGAGCACCGAGCGGCACTGGTCGCATACATCGAAAAAATCACAGCACGAATCGGCCTTACACTCGGCGTCTTCCATGCGGAGGCCCGCATCACACGTGACGGTCCGGTGCTAATCGAGATCGCCGCGCGGCTCGGAGGAGACCGCATCTACCGTCTAGTTGAACTCAGCAAGTCACTCTCGTTGCCGGAAGTGATGATACGCAGCCATCTCGGCGACGCCAATCCGGCGCCCGGCTATGACACAGAGGTCACGACGTGCGCGAGCGGTGTGCGGTTCCTCGCGCCTGTAACGGGCCGCTTCGCCAGCGCCGCCGCGGTCGAACGCGTGCGCGCAATGCCCGGTTTCGAGGAGATCGAGGTCCATTCGCACATCGGCGGTGCCGTGCCACACCCGACGGATTTTCGTGGCCGCGCCGGACATCTGCTGTTTACCGCTGCCGATCGCCCGACGCTTGATTTGCGTCTCGCCGAGGCGCAAAGCGCTCTCAGATTAAATCGCACCCTTGATGATATCTGA
- a CDS encoding LysR family transcriptional regulator, with the protein MIRDLDSTLLRTFVTVVEAGSVSNAAMALHRTQAAVSMALRRLEDEVGQRLLERSPRGVKPTSAGSVLLPYAQKLLEIGLAARSALNAGDVSGTVRIGILEDVAMSHLRHALRQFSASFPDVALEIVVDASPALSQRLATNTLDFAIGDPALIHAEPLVTWRHPLRWAAARTRNADLRGGPLPIVAFGGTCRWQENFFATLLEAGIAWRVACTSTSLSAIQSAVEAGLGIAVLLDWHVRRDTMRAIDPCSAGLPIPPVVEFGLFSPANAHDSTSAATALQRFLFRALQLGSTDDGALN; encoded by the coding sequence ATGATTCGCGATCTCGACAGCACGCTGCTGCGTACGTTCGTGACGGTGGTTGAGGCTGGCAGCGTGAGTAACGCTGCAATGGCACTTCATCGCACCCAGGCTGCCGTCAGCATGGCTCTTCGTCGTCTTGAAGACGAAGTCGGCCAACGCCTGCTCGAACGTTCGCCGCGTGGCGTGAAGCCGACTTCGGCGGGCAGTGTGCTGCTACCATATGCGCAGAAGTTGCTCGAAATTGGGCTTGCCGCCCGCTCCGCACTCAATGCAGGCGACGTTTCAGGTACCGTCAGGATTGGCATTCTGGAAGACGTCGCAATGAGTCACCTCCGCCATGCGCTCAGGCAGTTCTCGGCATCGTTTCCAGACGTCGCACTGGAGATCGTCGTCGACGCCAGCCCTGCGTTATCCCAGCGGCTCGCAACCAACACGCTGGATTTTGCGATTGGAGATCCAGCGCTGATTCACGCCGAACCGCTCGTTACTTGGCGGCATCCGCTTCGCTGGGCCGCCGCACGCACGAGAAACGCTGACCTGCGAGGTGGACCTCTGCCCATCGTCGCATTTGGCGGAACATGTCGATGGCAGGAGAACTTCTTTGCGACATTGCTTGAGGCCGGCATCGCGTGGCGCGTCGCCTGCACAAGCACCAGTTTGTCCGCGATCCAGTCGGCCGTTGAGGCAGGGCTCGGAATTGCCGTGCTACTCGATTGGCATGTGCGCCGCGATACGATGCGGGCAATCGATCCGTGTTCTGCCGGGCTGCCTATACCGCCCGTCGTGGAGTTCGGCCTGTTTAGTCCCGCGAATGCACACGACAGCACGTCCGCAGCAACGGCACTGCAGCGCTTCCTCTTTCGCGCGTTGCAATTGGGTTCCACAGACGACGGCGCTCTCAACTAA
- the nifA gene encoding nif-specific transcriptional activator NifA, giving the protein MPHFHLNDSLPDFDVVYEVVKTLVSSRDAERTLDKSLRYLSYALGWRSAFIAVTEPDGHLCSLCSTGLSEGWRDRARFLSGEGIVGRLHSSDAAVVVPELNEEPLFADDIGAVGGSEGEHVALLGTPIRHEGRPLGVLVAFCENPDGKRTFGDDLQLMKIVAAPMAQALLLHRDEKAMHDGAEPVRRPRKETIRAYQIDNTIGASAAMQQVFAQVHQVAPARTTVLLRGESGTGKELIARSICRLSPRKEQPFIAVNCAALTETLLESELFGHEKGAFTGAQSQRKGRFELAHGGTLFLDEIGDISSSFQAKLLRVLQEREFERVGGATPVRVDVRLIVATNRNLERMVRDGEFRADLYYRINVVSILLPPLRERREDIPAMAQYFLDRFNRDNGRLLRFSDEALRVLSNCYWPGNVRELENCVERTATMTHHDIIDRLSFLCEIDQCLTKVLHHIEREDAVRPGPSSNLVASEAPNALASGHAADLNGGRFDVPGGDGRPEGERERLVWAMERCGWVQAKAARLLGITPRQIGYALRKHEIEVRRF; this is encoded by the coding sequence ATGCCGCATTTTCATCTCAACGATAGTCTTCCAGATTTCGATGTAGTCTACGAAGTAGTAAAGACGCTAGTCTCGTCCCGTGACGCCGAGCGGACGTTGGACAAGTCGCTGCGTTATCTGTCATATGCGCTCGGATGGCGCTCGGCGTTCATCGCCGTCACGGAACCGGACGGACATCTGTGCAGTTTGTGCAGCACTGGGTTGTCAGAGGGCTGGCGCGACCGCGCGCGCTTCCTGTCCGGAGAGGGGATCGTAGGACGGTTGCACTCGAGCGACGCGGCAGTGGTTGTGCCTGAGCTGAATGAAGAACCGCTTTTCGCGGACGACATCGGAGCCGTCGGTGGATCCGAGGGTGAACATGTCGCTCTGCTCGGGACTCCGATCCGGCACGAAGGGCGGCCGCTCGGCGTGCTTGTGGCTTTTTGCGAGAATCCGGACGGCAAGCGTACTTTCGGCGATGACCTTCAGCTTATGAAGATTGTAGCGGCGCCGATGGCACAGGCGCTGCTGCTTCATCGGGACGAGAAGGCCATGCACGACGGCGCAGAGCCGGTCAGGCGCCCGCGTAAGGAAACCATTCGTGCATATCAGATCGATAACACGATCGGTGCGTCGGCGGCGATGCAGCAGGTATTCGCGCAGGTCCATCAAGTGGCGCCGGCGAGAACGACGGTGCTGTTGCGGGGCGAGAGCGGTACGGGCAAGGAATTGATCGCGCGTTCAATCTGTCGTCTATCCCCGCGCAAGGAGCAGCCATTCATCGCGGTGAATTGTGCGGCGCTCACGGAAACGCTGCTCGAAAGCGAGTTGTTCGGCCACGAGAAGGGCGCGTTCACTGGGGCGCAATCTCAACGCAAGGGGCGTTTCGAGCTAGCGCACGGCGGGACACTTTTCCTCGACGAAATCGGCGATATCTCTTCGTCCTTCCAGGCGAAGCTCTTGCGCGTTTTGCAAGAGCGGGAGTTCGAACGGGTAGGTGGCGCGACGCCGGTAAGAGTTGACGTAAGGCTGATTGTTGCGACGAATCGCAATCTGGAACGAATGGTGAGGGACGGGGAGTTCCGCGCGGATCTGTATTACCGCATCAACGTGGTAAGTATTCTTTTGCCGCCGCTGCGCGAGCGTCGCGAAGACATTCCGGCGATGGCACAGTATTTCCTCGATCGTTTCAACCGCGACAACGGTCGCTTACTGCGCTTCAGCGACGAAGCATTGCGCGTGCTGTCGAACTGTTACTGGCCCGGCAACGTGCGGGAACTCGAGAACTGTGTTGAGCGCACTGCGACGATGACACACCATGACATCATAGATCGCCTTTCCTTCCTCTGCGAGATCGACCAGTGCCTGACGAAGGTATTGCATCACATCGAGCGTGAAGATGCTGTGCGTCCCGGTCCCTCGTCGAACCTTGTTGCGAGCGAAGCGCCGAACGCGCTGGCAAGTGGCCACGCCGCCGATCTTAACGGCGGCCGGTTCGATGTCCCTGGCGGCGACGGCAGGCCGGAGGGCGAGCGTGAGCGGCTCGTCTGGGCAATGGAGCGTTGTGGCTGGGTGCAGGCGAAAGCAGCACGGCTCCTCGGCATCACGCCGCGGCAGATTGGCTACGCGCTACGCAAGCACGAGATCGAAGTACGTCGCTTCTGA
- the nifE gene encoding nitrogenase iron-molybdenum cofactor biosynthesis protein NifE, protein MLFKTSTAEVFDEPGCAKNQAKSEKERKQGCAKQVSPGTAAGGCAFDGAKIALQPVVDVAHLVHGPIACEGNSWDNRHAASSGSTLYRTGFTTDLNELDVIYGGERRLFSSVREIIEKYDPPAVFVYQTCVTALIGDDIEAVCKHASEKFGKPVIPVNAPGFAGSKNVGNKLGGEALLDYVIGTREPAYTTPWDINIIGEYNLSGELWQTKPLFDALGIRILSCISGDGRYREIASAHRAKVNMVVCSKSMINVATKMRQRYGIPYFEGSFYGIGDMSDALRRVAKLLVQQGAPEDLLARTERLIAAEEARAWARIAPYREQLDGKRVLLITGGVKSWSVVAALQEAGLEIVGTSVKKSTEGDKDRIKEIMGDDARMVENMTAREMYAMLCDAKADIMLSGGRSQYVALKARTPWLDVNQERHHPYAGYEGIVALVREIDRAIHNPVWDLVRIPAPWDDEVENVSAGLPQFAEDRTPELPRASVQGCATGVCPGVTA, encoded by the coding sequence ATGTTGTTCAAGACGAGCACTGCCGAAGTGTTCGACGAGCCAGGTTGCGCGAAGAACCAGGCCAAGAGCGAGAAGGAGCGCAAGCAGGGCTGCGCGAAACAAGTCTCGCCGGGGACGGCGGCTGGCGGGTGCGCGTTCGACGGCGCGAAGATCGCACTGCAGCCGGTTGTTGACGTTGCTCACCTCGTTCACGGCCCGATCGCATGCGAGGGGAACTCCTGGGATAACAGGCATGCGGCATCTTCCGGGTCGACGCTCTACCGCACAGGCTTCACGACTGACCTCAATGAACTCGATGTGATCTATGGTGGCGAGAGGCGGCTCTTCAGTAGTGTGCGCGAGATCATAGAAAAGTACGATCCGCCCGCCGTGTTCGTATATCAGACGTGCGTGACCGCGCTCATCGGCGACGACATAGAAGCGGTTTGCAAACACGCATCCGAAAAGTTCGGGAAGCCCGTTATACCGGTGAATGCCCCCGGCTTCGCCGGATCGAAAAACGTGGGAAACAAACTTGGGGGCGAGGCGCTTCTCGATTACGTGATTGGCACTCGTGAACCGGCGTATACGACGCCTTGGGACATTAATATCATCGGCGAATATAACCTGTCGGGTGAATTGTGGCAGACGAAGCCGCTCTTCGATGCACTCGGTATCCGTATATTGTCCTGCATTTCCGGCGACGGCCGGTACAGGGAGATAGCGAGTGCGCACCGCGCGAAGGTCAATATGGTGGTGTGCTCGAAGTCGATGATCAACGTCGCGACAAAGATGCGGCAGCGCTACGGCATTCCGTACTTTGAGGGCTCGTTCTACGGAATCGGCGATATGAGCGATGCGCTACGCCGGGTCGCGAAGCTGCTGGTGCAGCAGGGCGCACCTGAGGACCTGCTTGCGCGTACCGAGCGGTTGATTGCGGCAGAAGAGGCACGTGCCTGGGCTCGCATTGCTCCGTACCGCGAGCAACTCGATGGCAAGCGGGTGTTGCTGATCACGGGCGGTGTGAAGTCGTGGTCGGTTGTGGCGGCATTGCAGGAGGCGGGGCTTGAGATCGTCGGCACGAGTGTTAAGAAGAGCACGGAGGGCGACAAGGACAGGATCAAAGAGATCATGGGAGACGACGCGCGCATGGTCGAGAATATGACGGCACGCGAGATGTACGCGATGCTCTGCGACGCGAAGGCCGACATCATGCTGTCTGGTGGGCGCTCGCAGTATGTCGCGCTGAAGGCGCGCACGCCATGGCTCGACGTCAACCAGGAACGCCATCATCCATACGCCGGGTATGAGGGCATCGTCGCGCTAGTGCGCGAAATCGACCGCGCGATCCATAACCCGGTCTGGGATCTGGTGCGTATTCCGGCGCCGTGGGATGACGAGGTTGAGAACGTCAGTGCTGGTTTGCCGCAGTTCGCGGAGGACAGGACGCCAGAGTTGCCGCGTGCAAGCGTGCAGGGTTGCGCGACTGGGGTTTGTCCGGGCGTCACAGCCTGA
- the nifN gene encoding nitrogenase iron-molybdenum cofactor biosynthesis protein NifN — MAIVVESKKACTVNPLKTSQPLGASYAAMGLDACMPVMHGSQGCTSFGLVLLVRHFREAIPLQTTAMNEVTTILGGYENVETALLNIRRRAAPKIIVLCSTGLTETNGEDIVGHLAMVRRRKPELNDTELVYVSTPDYVGAFEDGYRHALTAIVKTLVKPLPTVHRQVNLLPGSHLSPGDIDELREIVSAFGLDPIILPDISRSLDGHLSPVWRGTTLGGTTLDQIRMAGGSAFTIGVGEQTREGAQTLESIAGTPFEIFERLTGLEPNDRFLQRLAQLSGQAVPAKYRRQRSQLVDAMLDGHFYTGGIKVAVGAEPDLLLAIGSLLQEMGAELSVCVSTTTSASHALLPASRVVLGDLEDMERAANGCDLLITHSHGRQMAARLDKPLMRVGFPVFDRIGNAHRCQIGYRGTMNLIFEIANLLIAQIVHRHPADWVLPPSPSPQQSRL; from the coding sequence ATGGCTATAGTCGTTGAGTCAAAGAAAGCCTGCACGGTCAATCCGCTGAAAACGAGCCAACCGCTCGGCGCAAGCTATGCGGCCATGGGACTCGACGCGTGCATGCCGGTTATGCACGGCTCGCAAGGCTGCACGTCGTTCGGCCTCGTGCTGCTGGTGCGCCATTTCAGAGAGGCAATTCCGCTGCAGACAACAGCGATGAATGAAGTTACCACTATTCTCGGCGGATATGAAAACGTCGAGACAGCGCTGCTAAACATCCGTAGGCGCGCGGCGCCAAAAATCATCGTGCTCTGCTCGACGGGGCTCACCGAGACGAACGGGGAAGACATCGTGGGCCATCTCGCGATGGTGCGCAGACGCAAGCCCGAACTGAACGACACCGAACTCGTCTACGTTTCGACGCCGGATTATGTTGGCGCCTTTGAGGACGGCTACAGGCATGCTCTTACCGCAATCGTGAAGACGCTGGTCAAGCCGCTGCCTACTGTACACCGACAGGTCAATCTGCTACCAGGTAGTCATCTATCGCCGGGCGATATTGACGAACTGCGAGAGATCGTCAGCGCATTCGGGCTAGACCCGATCATACTCCCCGACATCTCGCGTTCGCTCGACGGCCATCTTTCGCCTGTCTGGCGCGGTACCACGCTAGGCGGAACTACGCTCGATCAGATCCGGATGGCGGGTGGTTCGGCCTTTACGATCGGAGTTGGCGAGCAAACCCGTGAAGGTGCGCAGACGCTCGAGTCGATAGCTGGGACGCCGTTCGAAATTTTCGAGCGGCTCACCGGGCTCGAACCCAATGACCGGTTCTTGCAGCGCCTCGCGCAACTGTCGGGGCAGGCCGTTCCGGCAAAGTACCGCCGGCAGCGCAGCCAACTGGTCGATGCGATGCTCGACGGCCATTTTTACACCGGCGGTATCAAGGTGGCCGTGGGTGCGGAACCTGATTTGCTGCTCGCAATCGGTTCGCTGCTACAGGAAATGGGCGCGGAGCTGTCGGTCTGCGTCAGCACGACCACATCGGCGTCGCATGCGCTACTGCCGGCGAGCAGGGTGGTGCTGGGTGACCTGGAAGACATGGAGCGAGCCGCGAACGGTTGCGATCTGCTCATTACTCATTCGCACGGCAGGCAGATGGCCGCACGCCTTGACAAGCCACTCATGCGCGTAGGCTTTCCCGTGTTTGACCGCATCGGTAACGCACATCGTTGCCAGATCGGCTATCGAGGCACGATGAACCTTATCTTTGAAATCGCAAATCTGCTGATCGCACAGATTGTACACCGCCATCCAGCCGACTGGGTGTTGCCGCCATCGCCGTCGCCGCAGCAGTCCCGGCTATGA
- the nifX gene encoding nitrogen fixation protein NifX produces the protein MKIAFATQDKVHVDAHFGSAKNIVTYDVTADSHTFVEAFYFGDNLVEDGDEDKLTQKLEVIQGCAILYVAAIGGSGAARVVALKVHPVKVSQPESIEDILIKLRVVLKGTPPPWLRKALTKNAGRSYDIAEDDEIFDR, from the coding sequence ATGAAAATTGCATTTGCCACGCAGGATAAGGTGCATGTCGACGCGCACTTCGGGTCGGCGAAGAACATCGTTACGTACGATGTAACGGCCGACAGTCATACGTTCGTGGAAGCCTTTTATTTTGGTGACAATCTGGTCGAGGACGGCGACGAGGACAAGCTCACGCAGAAGCTTGAAGTGATCCAGGGCTGTGCGATCCTGTACGTCGCGGCTATCGGCGGTTCGGGCGCGGCACGCGTGGTTGCGCTGAAAGTCCATCCGGTCAAAGTTTCGCAGCCGGAGTCGATCGAGGACATCCTGATCAAGCTGAGGGTCGTCCTGAAGGGCACGCCGCCACCGTGGTTGCGCAAGGCGCTCACCAAAAATGCTGGCAGATCATACGATATTGCAGAGGATGACGAGATATTTGATCGCTAA
- a CDS encoding CCE_0567 family metalloprotein, translated as MMNDPQELKARLKKLNALAMQAKMDLHDLSEELPTGWEQILMVAQRCHDAHAALMDARKTVAAVPGEPPRRLT; from the coding sequence ATGATGAATGACCCGCAAGAACTTAAGGCGCGCCTGAAAAAGCTCAATGCGTTGGCAATGCAAGCCAAGATGGATCTGCATGACCTGTCGGAGGAACTGCCGACCGGTTGGGAGCAGATCCTGATGGTCGCCCAGCGCTGTCACGACGCGCACGCCGCGCTGATGGACGCGCGCAAGACCGTAGCGGCGGTTCCGGGTGAACCGCCCCGGAGGCTGACATGA
- the fdxB gene encoding ferredoxin III, nif-specific — MNDTFSVKLPGGKIWTPAFVSSLDEQKCIGCGRCFRVCSRGVLQLVGVSEDGALIPLDDDDEDEYQKKVMTIAHPQLCIGCTACARICPKKCYRHVPAQI, encoded by the coding sequence ATGAACGATACCTTCAGCGTGAAGTTACCCGGTGGAAAAATCTGGACTCCGGCATTTGTCTCCTCGCTCGACGAGCAAAAATGCATCGGCTGCGGGCGATGCTTTCGAGTCTGTTCTCGAGGTGTCCTTCAACTCGTTGGTGTAAGCGAGGACGGCGCGCTCATTCCGCTCGATGACGATGATGAAGACGAGTACCAAAAGAAGGTCATGACAATTGCGCACCCGCAGTTGTGTATCGGCTGCACGGCGTGCGCGAGGATCTGTCCGAAAAAGTGCTACAGGCACGTCCCGGCGCAGATTTGA